Below is a genomic region from Thiohalobacter sp..
GCCGATCTCGAGGCCCTGGCCGTCGGCGAGGGCCGCTGGTTCGACCGCCTGCTGCGGCATGACTGGCCGGCGGATTCGGCGCTGGCGCGAGCCGCCCGCCTGCTCGGGCGCTGGCATCCCCTGGCGGGTGCCCTGCCGGTCCACGATCTGCTCGACCGCATCTACCACGAGGGCGAGGTACTGGCCCGCTACGATGCCGCGTCCCCGGACAGCCTGCGGCCACGCGTGCTGGCCAATCTGGAGCGGCTGATGGACCTGGCACTGGAAGTGGACAGCGGTCGTTACCCCAGCCTGCCCCGCTTTCTGCTGCGCCTGGGTGAGCTGCGCGAACGCGCCGGGGAGGGGCCGGACGATGCCGTTGCCCAGGCCGGCGCCCGGGTGCAATTTCTTACCGTGCACGGGGCCAAGGGGCTGGAGGCGCCGGTGGTGTTCCTGGCCGATGCCGCCGGGACGGCGAACAGTCGCCGCGCCTGGCAGGCACTGGTCGACTGGCCACCCGATGCCGAGCGGCCGCGATGGCTGCTGCCCGACCCGGGCGGCAAAGGGCGCGACTCGGCCCTGTCCGGGCTGCTCGACCGGCAGCGCGAAACCGAACGGCGCGAGGACGCCAACCTGCTCTATGTCGCCCTCACCCGCCCGCGGCAGATGCTGGTGGTCAGCGGCTGCCGGCCGCGTCGGGGCGACGGGCTCGGCTGGTATGGCATGCTGGCCCGCGCACTGGACGCCACCGACACCCTCGACGCGGGCGAGGCATGGCACTGCGAAACGGGCATCCCGGCTCATCCGGCTGCCCGCCAGGCCCCGCCCGAGCCCGAAGCCATCGCGCCGGACCCGGCGCTGTCACGCCCGGTAGCGGCGCCGCCGACCCTGGTGCGGCTCGCGCCCAGCCGACAACTCGACGAATGGGCGGCCGAGGCGGGCGACGCCGACGGGCGGGTGCGCGGCCTGGCACTGCACCGGCTGCTGGAACTGCGGACACCGCCCGCACCGGTGGAACCGGGTCCCGCGCGTCGCCAGCTGGCCGCGGAACTCGGGCTGGCACCCGGGCATCCGTTGCTGGACGAATGGTCGCAGGAGGCAGGTGCGGTCCTGGCGGATCCCGCGCTCGCCTTTCTGTTCGATCCGGCGGCCAGCCGCCGGGCATGGAATGAGTGCCCGTTGACCTGCCGCACCGACGACGGCCGGCTGGTGGACGGCGTGGTGGATCGCATGCTGCTGTTCGACGACCGGCTGCTGATCGTCGACTACAAGACCCATCGGGTGGACGCCGCCGGCGCGGAGGCGCTTGTCACCAGATTTCTGCCCCAGATGCGGCTGTATCTCGAGGCCGGCCGGCGCCTCTGGCCGGAGACACCCGTGGAAGGCGCCCTGCTATTCACCCATTGCCGCCGGCTTGTCCCCTGCACGCCTTGAAAGGCCGCCGACCGGCCCCATGTCTACGGCCGGGTGCCCGCAGCCCTTGAACCGCTCGCGACATTGCCTTGAACACGACTATGCATGGACTGTACGAGAACAGAGTGATGAGCAATTCCCCCCACGTCATCGAAACGGGCCAGCACGACTTCGAACAGGCCGTGATCGCCCGCTCGCACGAGGTACCGGTGTTGGTGGACTTCTGGGCCGAATGGTGCGGCCCCTGCAAGATGCAGCTACCCATCCTGCTGCGGCTGGCGGACGCCTACCAGGGGCGTTTCGTCCTGGCCAAGGTCAACACCGATGTCGAGCAGGAACTGGCCGCACGTTTCGGGATCCGCAGCATTCCCACCATGAAACTGTTCGTGAACGGCGGGGTGGTGGAGGAGATCACCGGCGCGCAGACCGAGTCTGCGCTGCGCGAACTGCTGGATCGCCATATCGAACGCGAATCCGACATGCTGCGCCACCAGGCGCTGGAGAAGGCCGCCGCGGGCGACCGCCAGGAGGCGTTGCGCCTGTTGCGCGAGGCCGGCCGGCAGGACCCCGACAATCCGCGTATTGCCCCGGACTTCATCCGCGTGGCCATTGACGCCGGCGAGCTGGAGGCGGCCCAGCAGGCGCTGGCCGCCCTGCCCATAAGCCGGCGCGAGGACGATGACATCCGTGCCTTGCGCGCCTCGCTGGAACTGGCGCGCCAACTGGCGGACGCGCCGCCGCTGGAAGAGCTGGAACGCAGGGTTGCGGACCAGCCGGACGATCTGCAGACGCGCGAGGCGCTGGCGGCACGCCTCGCCGCAGACGGGCGGTACGAGGAAGCCCTCGACCAGTACCTGGAAATCCTCAAACGGGATCGCGACTACAACGAGGGCGCGGCGCGCAAGGGCATGCTGGCCATCTTCGAACTGCTCGGCAACCAGGGCGATCTGGTTAGCCGCTACCGGCGCCGCCTGGCCATGTATCTCTACTGAGGCGCGGCTGCGGTCTGATCGAGCATCTGCTCCAGCCGGGCCGCCGGCACATAGCCGGGAATGATCCGGCCGTTCTCGAGAACGATCGCAGGCGTGCCGCGCAGGCCCAGTTCCTGCACCAGGCGCAGGTGGCGATCGACGGGGTTGTCGCACTGTGCCGGTTCGGGGTCCTTGCCCTGCTTGGCGGCGGTCAGGGCCGCGCGACGATCCTTGGCACACCATACCGAGCGCGCCTTGTGGTAGGACGGGGTATCCGGCCCGCTGCGCGGGAAGAACAGGTAGCGCACGGTGATGCCGCGGCGGTTCAGTTCCGGCACCTCGGCATGCAGCTTGCGGCAGTAGCCGCAGTCGATATCGGTGAATACCGTGATGACATGCTTCTGCTTCGGTGCCGGGAACAGGATCATGTTGTCCTCGCCCAGCTCGCGCAGCTCGGCCAGCAAGAGCTGCGACCGCCGCTCGGCGGTCAGGTTGCGCTGCGAACCCAGTTCCATGATGGCCCCCTGGATCAGGTAGCGGCCGTCGCTGCTGACGTAGACCACCTGCGGCCCGAAGGTCACCTCGTAGACCCCGGGCACGACCGATTCGGCAATGCTGTCGGGGCTCATCCCGGGCAGGGCCCGGGAAAGTGCCTGACGCACCTGGTCAGGTTGGGCGTGGGCAAGAGTGAGCGCGGAGAGCAGCAGGAGAAAAAACAGTTTCTTGACGAGATGCATCACAAGGTTTCCCGGAGTCGGTGGCGTCAGGGACGGCGGCCATTGTGCGCCATGAACGGCGGTCCGGCAAACAGTGCCGGCGGCAGGACAACAGACCACGGAAAGGCGGGAAAGTTGCTCAGCCGCGCGGATGATGGCTGGCATGCAGTTCGCGCAACCGCTCGCGGGCAATGTGGGTGTAGATCTGGGTGGTGGACAGGTCGCTGTGGCCCAGCAGCATCTGCACCACGCGCAGGTCGGCGCCGTGATTGAGCAGGTGGGTGGCAAAGGCATGGCGCAGGGTGTGCGGCGACAGGGTGCTGCCGATACCCGCAACACGCGCGTAATGCTTGATGCGATGCCAGAAGGCCTGCCGGGTCAGCGGCGCGCCGCCGCGTCCGGGAAACAGGTACTCGCTGTCGCGACCGTTCAGCAACGTGGCGCGGGTATCCTCGAGGTAGCGCACCACCCAGGCCAGCGCCTCCTCGCCCAGCGGCACCAGTCGTTCCTTG
It encodes:
- the trxA gene encoding thioredoxin translates to MSNSPHVIETGQHDFEQAVIARSHEVPVLVDFWAEWCGPCKMQLPILLRLADAYQGRFVLAKVNTDVEQELAARFGIRSIPTMKLFVNGGVVEEITGAQTESALRELLDRHIERESDMLRHQALEKAAAGDRQEALRLLREAGRQDPDNPRIAPDFIRVAIDAGELEAAQQALAALPISRREDDDIRALRASLELARQLADAPPLEELERRVADQPDDLQTREALAARLAADGRYEEALDQYLEILKRDRDYNEGAARKGMLAIFELLGNQGDLVSRYRRRLAMYLY
- a CDS encoding DsbC family protein, yielding MHLVKKLFFLLLLSALTLAHAQPDQVRQALSRALPGMSPDSIAESVVPGVYEVTFGPQVVYVSSDGRYLIQGAIMELGSQRNLTAERRSQLLLAELRELGEDNMILFPAPKQKHVITVFTDIDCGYCRKLHAEVPELNRRGITVRYLFFPRSGPDTPSYHKARSVWCAKDRRAALTAAKQGKDPEPAQCDNPVDRHLRLVQELGLRGTPAIVLENGRIIPGYVPAARLEQMLDQTAAAPQ